Below is a genomic region from Dehalococcoides mccartyi.
TATGGCAAAAACTATTGACAAATGGCAAGATACGGGCTTATCATAGTGACAATAAGCGAAAAACAGGGTATAAATGAACCAAAAGGCTGTATTTATTGACCGGGACGGCACAATTGTAGAGGATGTGCCGTATTGCAATTCCCCCAGAAAAATACGTTTGCTGAACGGGGCGGGTAAAGCTATTAAAAGATTAAATGACCAGGGCTATCTGGTCATTTTGATTACAAACCAGTCCGGGGTTGCCAGAGGTTATTTTTCTGAAGAGACTTTAGGCGAAATTCATAACAAGTTAAGAGAAGAATTGGATTGTTTCGGTGCTCATCTGGATGATATTTTTTATTGCCCTCATCATCCTTCAGAGGGTTGCACCTGCCGTAAACCGTCAACAGGTCTTATTGAAAGGGCAATTGAAAAACATGGCATCAATAACAATCTCTCATATTTTATAGGTGACCGGCTGATAGATATGCAGGCAGCAAACCGAACAGGCTGTAAAGCAGTGCTGGTGCCTTATGCCCCCCCAGAAACAGATTATTTTAAATCAGATGTTACTCCTGACAGCCGCCCCTCTTTTCTGGCTGGTGATTTTACTGCCGCAGTAGATTGGATACTGGCAGATGCTGCGGGTGAAGCAGCCGTTTCGGTAATTATACCCACCCTTAACGAAGAGCATAATATTTGCTGTGTTTTGCCCCGCTTGCGGCGTGTCCCCGGTATTAGCGAGGTTATTTTGGTAGACGGTAAATCTACTGACCGGACTGTTGAAAATGCCCTGAGGCTATGGCCGGAAATAAAGGTTATTAACCAGCCCGGTCGGGGTAAAGGTAATGCTATGAGGGTGGGTTTTGTTAAAAATATATGCCACAAAGTCTCCAAACTAATGACAATAGACAGACTACAAGACATATAATAGCAAAAAAAATGCCAAAAGGCTATAAGTTGTCTAATTAGTTTATCAAGGCATTCGGCAGGGTGACGGATATTGCCACTTGTACTTGGCGGATATATTTTCTAAACTGATACAGATGGACCCCATTAAAAAGAACAGGATAGGCCTGCTTTTTAGCCTGATAGTTATCTGTCTGGCCGGGGTATCCTTTTTCTTCTGGGCTGTGCCGGAAGTACTTGGTCAGCAATATATCAAACTCCTTGACTGTCTGCCGTTACCACAGGCGGGAGAACGGATACTTGTATTTTCCCCCCACCCGGATGATGAGACTATTGCGCTGGGCGGATATATTGCCAGTGCTTGTCAGGCTGGTGCGGAGGTAGAAATTGTACTGGTTACTGACGGCAGCAAATATACTCCTCGGGAGACCCGCTATGCGGAATTTGAACACGCCTGCCATCTTTTGGGGGTTAGCGAAGATAATCTGGTGTTTCTGGGTTTTAAAGATGGCAGTTTGAATTCATTATCGCTTAACAGTCTGGCTGCTTCATTTGGGAATTTGATAAACAGTTTTCAGCCGGATATCGTGTTTTATCCCCACCACAAGGATGCCCATGCTGACCATGCGGCTGTAAGCAGAGCAGTCGGTCAGTATCTTAAAACTATTCCCGGTATACAGAGGTATGAATATCTGGTGCATTACCGGATATTATTCCCTCAGCCGCGGATTTTTAACCAGAACTTGTATCTGCTGCCGCCGCTTACACTGGTAAATGAAGACCAGAATTGGCTTCGCTTTGACCTTTCTGAAGCCCAATTGGAGCAAAAAATAGCAGCCATGAGTGCTTATGAGAGCCAGCTGAAAAACCCGTTTTTAAATCCCCTTATGCAGAGTTTTATCCGCCAGAATGAGCTGGTTTGTCTGCCAAATTGAATAGCTCGAGTGATGTTTTCGTTTAATACCAAAAATTGCATAAGGTTTTTGCGGCCCGGACTGTTTATGCCCCTCGTGGCCGGGCAGATTACCGGAATAGCGTCTTTATGCGGGTGTTAGCGGGTGTTTCCCCTCTAGATGATACTAAGGTGTCTAGAAATGGATTGTGAGGCTTGCCTTTAGTAATGTTGAAAGCTAACATTTAGGTGTATTTTCTGCAGTAAAAAAATTATCGGGAGCGGCCGGATATATGAACGATATTTTAGATAAAAAGTGGTCTTATCGTGAACTTGGCAAAACAGGCATAGGGCTCAGCCCCATAGGTTTGGGTGGCTGGCAGTTTTCCCGCGGCAAGGGGGCGGCTATCGGTGTCTGGGGTATGCTAAACCAAACTAAAGTAAATGAGATTGTGCTTAATTCACTTACCGGCGGCATAAACTGGTTTGATACCGCTGAAGCTTACGGTATGGGGCAAAGCGAAGAGTCTCTGGCCGAAGCTTTGAAGCAGGCGGGTATCCGGCCGGGGGAATGTTTTATAGCTACCAAATGGCAGCCTACCATGCGCTCGGCCTCTTCTTTGAAGACCCTTTTGCCCATACGTGAGGGTTTTCTAAGCCCGTATAAGGTAGATTTGTATCAGGTGCATTTCCCGGGGCTTTTTGCCTCCATTGATACCCAGATGGATAACATGGCCGCTTTGTATAAAGAAGGCCGGATACGGGCTATAGGCGTCAGCAACTTTAATGCTTCTCAGA
It encodes:
- a CDS encoding HAD-IIIA family hydrolase — encoded protein: MNQKAVFIDRDGTIVEDVPYCNSPRKIRLLNGAGKAIKRLNDQGYLVILITNQSGVARGYFSEETLGEIHNKLREELDCFGAHLDDIFYCPHHPSEGCTCRKPSTGLIERAIEKHGINNNLSYFIGDRLIDMQAANRTGCKAVLVPYAPPETDYFKSDVTPDSRPSFLAGDFTAAVDWILADAAGEAAVSVIIPTLNEEHNICCVLPRLRRVPGISEVILVDGKSTDRTVENALRLWPEIKVINQPGRGKGNAMRVGFVKNICHKVSKLMTIDRLQDI
- a CDS encoding PIG-L deacetylase family protein, which produces MADIFSKLIQMDPIKKNRIGLLFSLIVICLAGVSFFFWAVPEVLGQQYIKLLDCLPLPQAGERILVFSPHPDDETIALGGYIASACQAGAEVEIVLVTDGSKYTPRETRYAEFEHACHLLGVSEDNLVFLGFKDGSLNSLSLNSLAASFGNLINSFQPDIVFYPHHKDAHADHAAVSRAVGQYLKTIPGIQRYEYLVHYRILFPQPRIFNQNLYLLPPLTLVNEDQNWLRFDLSEAQLEQKIAAMSAYESQLKNPFLNPLMQSFIRQNELVCLPN
- a CDS encoding aldo/keto reductase; translation: MNDILDKKWSYRELGKTGIGLSPIGLGGWQFSRGKGAAIGVWGMLNQTKVNEIVLNSLTGGINWFDTAEAYGMGQSEESLAEALKQAGIRPGECFIATKWQPTMRSASSLKTLLPIREGFLSPYKVDLYQVHFPGLFASIDTQMDNMAALYKEGRIRAIGVSNFNASQMRIAQKRLNKHGLSLASNQVKYNLLDRQIETNGVLETARELGISLIAYSPLGMGILSGKYQRNPEYLEQVPFIRRKAIRRGLEKSMPVIAKLSEIAVRYHADIAQAALAWVIYGQGDTVFALAGASTPVQARENLKALDIKLTTAEIAELNSISHF